One Pan paniscus chromosome 16, NHGRI_mPanPan1-v2.0_pri, whole genome shotgun sequence DNA segment encodes these proteins:
- the NSMCE3 gene encoding non-structural maintenance of chromosomes element 3 homolog, which produces MLQKPRNRGRSSGQAERDRDWSHGGNPGASRAGEDARVLRDGFAEEAPSTSRGPGGSQGSQGPSPQGARRAQAAPAVGPRSQKQLELKVSELVQFLLIKDQKKIPIKRADILKHVIGDYKDIFPDLFKRAAERLQYVFGYKLVELEPKSNTYILINTLEPVEEDAEMRGDQGTPTTGLLMIVLGLIFMKGNTIKETEVWDFLRRLGVYPTKKHLIFGDPKKLITEDFVRQRYLEYRRIPHTDPVDYEFQWGPRTNLETSKMKVLKFVAKVHNQDPKDWPAQYCEALADEENRARPQPSGPAPSS; this is translated from the coding sequence ATGTTGCAAAAACCGAGGAACCGGGGCCGCTCTAGCGGCCAGGCCGAGAGGGACAGAGACTGGAGCCATGGCGGAAACCCCGGGGCTTCGCGGGCCGGCGAAGACGCCCGGGTTCTCAGAGACGGCTTTGCCGAGGAGGCCCCGAGCACGTCCCGCGGGCCGGGCGGCTCGCAGGGGTCGCAGGGCCCCTCGCCTCAGGGCGCCCGCCGGGCCCAGGCCGCCCCCGCCGTGGGGCCCAGGAGCCAGAAGCAGCTGGAGCTGAAAGTGTCCGAGCTGGTGCAGTTCTTGTTGATTAAAGACCAGAAGAAGATTCCGATCAAGCGGGCCGACATACTGAAGCACGTCATCGGGGACTACAAGGACATCTTCCCCGACCTCTTCAAACGGGCCGCCGAGCGCCTCCAGTACGTCTTCGGGTATAAGCTGGTGGAACTTGAACCCAAGAGCAACACTTATATCCTCATCAACACCCTGGAGCCTGTGGAGGAGGATGCCGAGATGAGGGGTGACCAAGGCACGCCCACTACGGGCCTCCTGATGATCGTCTTAGGGCTCATCTTTATGAAGGGCAACACCATCAAGGAAACTGAAGTCTGGGACTTTCTGCGGCGCTTAGGGGTCTACCCCACCAAGAAGCATTTAATTTTCGGAGATCCAAAGAAACTCATTACTGAGGACTTTGTGCGACAGCGTTACCTGGAATACCGGCGGATACCCCACACCGACCCCGTCGACTACGAATTCCAGTGGGGCCCGCGAACCAACCTGGAAACCAGCAAGATGAAAGTTCTTAAGTTTGTGGCCAAGGTCCATAATCAAGACCCCAAGGACTGGCCAGCGCAGTACTGTGAGGCTTTGGCAGATGAGGAGAACAGGGCCAGACCTCAGCCTAGTGGCCCAGCTCCATCCTCTTGA